A window of the Catenulispora sp. GP43 genome harbors these coding sequences:
- a CDS encoding heparinase II/III family protein, with product MSYLAALQDEVRDVVAKAAGSAAPELTYTLYRQFGDTGHRYGYEHPYFERRGRLVAAGAAAMFDVRADGVVGAEVLSVLADELWRVCDEYSWALPAHEYHARDGDMRRCVDLFAAETAHTVAELIGRFGKQLPEDVTMRCREELLDRVFIPFADDQRPMAFEKMTNNWLAVVAGGVGMAALAFFPDDAKRLAMILKRAQKSLRRFIEHYPDDGGCSEGMDYWVYGFGYFAYFAEAWRERGGPDLLTDAKIREIAAFPARVAFGDGRFPSFSDGSETAAIPTGLMARLVERLGVPVPYIEAVPSFASDFCHRWPHVAKNIEWTTERVLGRPVSPGVAFLPDLAWVVDRGGEAEFAAKGGHNDEFHNHLDVGQFILRGHGETLLADLGAGEYNADYFGPERYKDIHTAAEGHSIPLVDGRGQLPGAEYAAKVERFAETGRGAILTLDLTAAYDVPGLLALGRRFTWQRHGSLVVVDRVETDRAMPFEELYLSRIRPAVEADRVVWEGEKARCVLTWSGPVEMRPELDTVETTGHRGELESVFRLRLRCSVEAGGSRLESVFTVERKER from the coding sequence CTACCTGGCCGCTTTGCAAGACGAGGTCCGCGACGTCGTGGCGAAGGCGGCCGGGTCCGCCGCGCCCGAGCTGACCTACACGCTGTACCGGCAGTTCGGCGACACCGGCCACCGCTACGGCTACGAGCATCCCTATTTCGAACGGCGTGGCCGGCTGGTCGCGGCCGGCGCGGCGGCGATGTTCGACGTGCGCGCCGACGGTGTCGTCGGCGCCGAGGTCCTGAGCGTCCTGGCCGACGAACTGTGGCGGGTGTGCGACGAGTACAGCTGGGCCCTGCCCGCGCACGAGTACCACGCGCGGGACGGGGACATGCGGCGCTGCGTCGACCTGTTCGCGGCCGAGACCGCGCACACCGTGGCCGAGCTGATCGGGCGCTTCGGCAAGCAGCTGCCCGAAGACGTGACCATGCGGTGCCGCGAGGAACTGCTGGACCGGGTCTTCATCCCGTTCGCCGACGACCAGCGGCCGATGGCGTTCGAGAAGATGACCAACAACTGGCTGGCCGTGGTCGCCGGCGGGGTCGGGATGGCCGCGCTGGCCTTCTTCCCGGACGATGCCAAGCGGCTGGCGATGATCCTGAAGCGCGCGCAGAAATCCCTGCGCCGCTTCATCGAGCACTATCCGGACGACGGCGGCTGCTCCGAGGGCATGGACTACTGGGTCTACGGCTTCGGGTACTTCGCCTACTTCGCCGAGGCCTGGCGCGAGCGGGGCGGCCCGGACCTGTTGACGGACGCGAAGATCCGGGAGATCGCGGCGTTCCCGGCGCGGGTCGCCTTCGGCGACGGCCGGTTCCCGAGCTTCTCGGACGGCTCAGAGACCGCGGCCATCCCGACCGGGCTGATGGCGCGGCTAGTCGAGCGGCTCGGGGTGCCGGTGCCGTACATCGAGGCGGTGCCGAGCTTCGCATCAGACTTCTGTCATCGCTGGCCGCACGTCGCCAAGAACATCGAGTGGACGACGGAGCGCGTCCTGGGCCGACCGGTCTCACCGGGTGTCGCGTTTCTGCCGGATCTGGCGTGGGTCGTGGACCGCGGCGGCGAGGCGGAGTTCGCGGCCAAGGGCGGTCACAACGACGAGTTCCACAACCACCTGGATGTCGGCCAGTTCATCCTGCGCGGCCACGGCGAGACGCTTCTCGCGGACCTCGGCGCCGGTGAGTACAACGCCGACTACTTCGGGCCCGAGCGGTATAAGGACATTCATACGGCCGCCGAAGGCCACTCCATCCCGCTGGTCGACGGCCGAGGTCAGCTGCCGGGCGCCGAGTACGCCGCGAAGGTCGAGCGCTTCGCCGAGACCGGCCGGGGCGCGATCCTCACGCTGGACCTCACCGCGGCGTACGACGTGCCGGGCCTGCTGGCCCTCGGCCGGCGTTTCACCTGGCAGCGGCACGGCAGCCTGGTCGTGGTGGACCGGGTAGAGACCGACCGCGCGATGCCGTTCGAGGAGCTGTACCTCAGCCGGATCCGGCCGGCGGTCGAGGCCGATCGCGTGGTGTGGGAAGGCGAGAAGGCCCGGTGTGTCCTCACCTGGTCGGGCCCGGTCGAGATGCGGCCCGAGCTGGACACCGTCGAGACCACCGGTCACCGGGGCGAGCTGGAAAGCGTTTTCCGTCTTCGGCTACGATGCTCGGTCGAGGCTGGTGGCAGCCGGCTGGAGTCCGTGTTCACCGTCGAGCGCAAGGAGCGTTGA
- a CDS encoding DUF2264 domain-containing protein has protein sequence MAGALDVPEDRELSEYTGWTREHWLTQADYLLDSVKPFASPHSARFELPGRPSGSGFDSDALEGFARTFLLAAWRIAADRGRGPVAEDLIARYSSGLAAGADASHPEAWPRIPQGRPGQPMVEAASIALGLHYTREWLWDKLDTRAQGLVADWLGEFVGNPTWPNNWMLFQTVTEEFLSSIGARYEESEILRGLDATEEWYVGDGWYTDGAGRNFDYYIGWAMHLYPLVWTQMAEGGRRNDRALAAREVYRDRLRQFLERYFDFFGADGAPIHQGRSLTYRFAAAAPIWIGEMFDCSPYDAGLSRRAASGVLKHFAEHGAPDERGLLTLGWHEPFLPMVQNYSGPASPYWASKGFIGLMLPADHRVWTAPESPLPVEVADFESAIAPVGWSLSGTRNDGVVRLLNHGSDKARHHTPPFDEHTDVFYSPLAFSTVTAPDTGAEAWARRVGNHVALIAPDGRVTSRAVIEPIGVAAEWGASRHVPGFEEEPGGAVHPIEGAEIETQPFMIETQTFVKEGAEIRVHRVTAPAGWTVREGGYPVAGSEQALHGENEKLPGAFAVNDLGVMSRIESLGGWTAAGVEHELGANALGAFSATPYLTAEHPGGTVFYRSKAMVFRLPEGDAE, from the coding sequence ATGGCCGGCGCGTTGGATGTCCCCGAGGACCGCGAACTGTCGGAGTACACCGGCTGGACGCGGGAGCACTGGCTCACGCAGGCCGACTACCTGCTCGATTCCGTGAAACCGTTCGCCTCGCCGCATTCCGCGCGTTTCGAGCTCCCCGGGCGGCCGAGTGGTTCGGGGTTCGACTCCGATGCCCTCGAAGGCTTCGCGCGCACCTTCCTGCTCGCGGCGTGGCGGATCGCCGCCGATCGCGGGCGGGGGCCGGTGGCCGAGGACCTGATCGCGCGGTACTCCTCGGGCCTGGCCGCCGGAGCGGACGCCTCGCATCCCGAGGCCTGGCCTCGGATTCCGCAGGGCCGTCCGGGGCAGCCGATGGTGGAGGCGGCCTCGATCGCGCTGGGGCTGCACTACACACGGGAATGGCTGTGGGACAAGCTGGACACCCGGGCCCAGGGGCTCGTCGCGGACTGGCTCGGCGAGTTCGTGGGCAACCCGACCTGGCCGAACAACTGGATGCTGTTCCAGACGGTCACCGAGGAGTTCCTGTCCTCGATCGGCGCGCGATATGAGGAGTCTGAGATCCTGCGGGGTCTGGACGCCACCGAGGAGTGGTACGTCGGCGACGGTTGGTACACCGACGGCGCCGGCCGGAACTTCGACTACTACATCGGCTGGGCCATGCACCTGTATCCGCTGGTGTGGACGCAGATGGCCGAGGGTGGCAGACGCAACGACCGCGCGCTCGCGGCCCGCGAGGTGTACCGGGACCGGCTGCGGCAGTTCCTGGAGCGCTACTTCGACTTCTTCGGCGCCGACGGCGCGCCGATCCACCAGGGCCGGTCGCTGACCTACCGCTTCGCGGCCGCGGCCCCGATCTGGATCGGGGAGATGTTCGACTGTTCCCCTTACGACGCCGGGCTTTCGCGGCGCGCGGCCAGCGGCGTGCTGAAGCACTTCGCCGAACACGGCGCGCCGGACGAGCGCGGACTGCTGACCCTCGGCTGGCACGAGCCGTTCCTGCCCATGGTGCAGAACTATTCGGGCCCTGCTTCGCCGTACTGGGCCTCGAAGGGCTTCATCGGCTTGATGCTGCCGGCCGATCACCGGGTATGGACGGCGCCGGAGTCGCCGCTGCCAGTGGAGGTCGCCGACTTCGAGTCGGCGATCGCGCCGGTCGGCTGGTCGTTGAGCGGGACGCGGAACGACGGCGTGGTCCGGCTGCTGAACCACGGCAGCGACAAGGCCCGGCACCACACTCCGCCGTTCGACGAGCACACCGACGTCTTCTACTCGCCGCTGGCGTTCTCGACGGTCACCGCGCCGGACACCGGGGCCGAGGCGTGGGCCAGGCGGGTCGGCAACCACGTCGCGCTGATCGCGCCGGACGGCCGGGTCACCTCGCGCGCGGTGATCGAGCCGATCGGGGTGGCGGCCGAGTGGGGTGCGTCGCGGCACGTCCCGGGCTTCGAGGAGGAGCCCGGCGGCGCCGTCCACCCCATCGAGGGCGCGGAGATCGAGACACAGCCTTTCATGATCGAAACACAGACCTTTGTTAAAGAGGGCGCCGAGATCCGGGTGCACCGGGTGACGGCGCCGGCCGGCTGGACGGTGCGCGAGGGCGGCTATCCGGTCGCCGGTTCCGAGCAGGCGCTGCACGGCGAGAACGAGAAGCTGCCCGGCGCCTTCGCGGTCAACGACCTCGGCGTGATGTCGCGGATCGAGAGCCTGGGCGGGTGGACCGCGGCCGGGGTCGAGCACGAGTTGGGCGCCAACGCGTTGGGGGCGTTCTCGGCGACGCCGTATCTGACGGCCGAGCATCCCGGCGGGACGGTGTTCTACCGGTCGAAGGCGATGGTGTTCCGGCTGCCCGAGGGAGATGCCGAATGA